The genomic DNA TCAGATCGACGTGGACTTCGATGGCACGATCCTGTGGGATGGCGCCGTGGTTCCGGACCGTGCTCAACTGGAACAAAAGCTGATGAACGTGGCGGCACAGGCTGATCAGCCGGAAGTGCACCTGCGTCCCAACAAGCTGGTCAACTACGAGTCCGTGGCAGGCGTGATGGCCGCGGCCCAGCGTCTGGGTGTCACCAAGATCGGTCTGGTCGGCAACGAACAGTTCCAGTAAATGGGATCAAGGAAGTTCCCTGATAGCACGACAGTGACGGCCTGAAGCGCACGCTGGCAGCAGCATCGGCAGCGTGCAAACCAGCCTGGCACGGAACGTGCGTCATCCTGCAGAGCTTCCTGGAGTGCGTCTCTTTATTTTCCCCGATAGGCAGGTTATCCTGCCTATTCGTTTTTTTGATGAAAGAAATCTCGCCTATGTCCAAGTTCCGTCTCGCTCATCTCGGCCTTGCAATGGCCGCCCTCGGTTTCTCCGCAGCAGCGCCTATGGTGGGCC from Pseudoduganella armeniaca includes the following:
- a CDS encoding ExbD/TolR family protein; translated protein: MSMNVGSGSAPGADPEPMMEMNMTPLIDVMLVLIIMLIITIPKANHSVNLNMPVGTPPPPTKEPVVVQIDVDFDGTILWDGAVVPDRAQLEQKLMNVAAQADQPEVHLRPNKLVNYESVAGVMAAAQRLGVTKIGLVGNEQFQ